Part of the Cercospora beticola chromosome 5, complete sequence genome is shown below.
CATTATGCTGCAGGTCAAGCGTCAGGCATGACAACTCGTCGAGGTCCTGGCTCTGCCTGAGGTTCTCCTGTCACAGTCTTTGGTAGGGCGCCACATCTTGGCATGGCTCAGAGTGGAGAACTCGGAGTGCCGAGCATCCCACCTGCAGGTGTTAGCCGGCAATTCATAGCATTGCGTTCCTAGTCTCCCATGTCTTCCAAGAACATTTTGATCGTTGGCACAGGCGCCATCGGAGCATTTTATGCTTCTCGGCTATCAACAGTGTCAGGCACGAAGGTGTCTGCAATCTGTCGCTCGAACTTCTCGGCGATCCAGAAGAATGGTATCAGAGTCACCAGTCCGATATTCGGCGATACAACTTTCAGACCTACATATGTTTTCGCAAGCCCAGACGAAGCCAGAGaagtgaagaggaaggagagcTTGCTTTGGGACTACTTGATCGTGACGACGAAGGTATTAGGCGATCCGAGCTCTCTGGCTGAAGGTTTGGTCGACGATGAGTCAAGTCTCGTGGTGTTCCAGAATGGTTTGGGCATCGAGGACCCTTACAAGAAGAGATTTCCAGCGAACACCATTCTGAGCGCAGTGACGAGGTGAGTTCCTAGCTTCTCAGCTCAGCATGAAGACAACTTTGACGAATGCATTGCAGGACATCTGTGTCGCAACCCACACAAGGACATGTAGAGCACGCGCATTGGACTCGCACTACGATAGGACCGTATGCGCCAGACTCTTCTGATCAAGAGCTGAGTCAGAAACGAGTCGAAGAGTTCGCCTCTCTCTTGCGTGATGCCGGGATTCCAGATGTCGACGTGCTCTCGCACACAGGAATGCAATTTGCGCGGTGGCATAAGACAGCGATCAACGCGAGCATCAACCCAACGTCAGTGCTCGCTGGAGGATGCACGACCCAAGCGACCGGCGTGGACCCAGAGTTGTACGCTCATGTAGAAGGTGTGATGCGGGAGATCCTCGAACTTGCCGTGAAGGTATTGGGCGCTCCTCTCCCGGAATCGTTGCCTACGATCGAAGCAGTACTGCAGGGCGTGCAAGAAGACCACAGTGGGAGCAGGCCGAGTATGTGGCATGATTGGGCAGCAGGTCGCAAAGTCGAATTAGAAGCTATCTTGGGAAACGTGCTCAGGCGGGCTCGCGATGCGGGTGTCGAGGTCCCACGTACGCAAACGCTTTATGCTTTGCTCAGGATGGCACAGCAAATGCGCGACACAAGCTCGTCCGCGTTGTGATAAGCTGAGTTGCGCAACAGTCGGGTCGGCATGTCGGGCCATGTGTGGCGCGAGGATAGATGCCTCAGCAGATTCGGTTTCGTTGCCTGGAGCGCTTTGCAAAATTCTCGGAAGCCAAGCGTAGATATTGGCCAGATTCAATTGCATATACGTATCTATGCGCGCTTTTCTGCGTAGCATTGGACGTTCAGACTGCGCTTCCgtcagcaacaacaagatCCATGTCCTGCTTCGCATTTCTCACCATTCAAATAGTCGGCAGCCATGAGCAGTTCGAGGCAGAGTTCTGGTGGAATGTCCATGTCCGGAACATCCTTCGAGTTCTTGTGCTTCTCGTTGTAGTAGAGGTATTCGCAGACCTTTTCGAGTACTAGGCCGCTGTGGCGAGTCAGCATGATTCATGATACAATCTTTGGAAGACGCGTACTTGATGTTATCAAATCGGCACACACCCTCCTTGGACTCGCGAAACCCGTCTATAGAACGTCAATGTCGCGTTAGATGAAGAGCAGCGCGTCGATCACGCACTCGTAGGATCCAGCATGCGTTTGATGGCGCCGCTGATGTTGGCGGCCGAGCGGCGGATCACGAACTTGAAGTCATCGCTCGATACCAGCGTGATATATTCGGACAAATTCTCGGTAGCCATGTTGCCACGCGTGCTGCGAGGGGCGTTGTAGATGGAGAACGGGAAAGTGGGCTTGTTGGTTAGGCAGGCGTTTCTGGAGCCTGAGGCAGATGCCAAGAAACGTTCTCTGCTGGACGACCGGGATGGGCTGTTGCCTTTATGCTTCAGCTCGCGACTTACTTTTCTGAACTTCATGTGATCACAGAAGACTTTTTGTGAATAGTCTTCCTTCTCTCATGCTATCAAACGGCATTCACTCTAGAGATGCCATTACCTCACTCACAGGTTTACGAACAATTAGGTCGTACAAGATCTACGAATACGGCGCTACGGCGCGGCAGTGGCTGAACCTAATTTGGCAGCGCCCCTTCTTCTGCTACACACGCTCGCAGGTTTTGTGCCGCAGACACTACCTCTTGCCATGACATGAAGCTCCCGAAGACTTTGCGATGCCAAAGTATGCCGGAGTTCTCCAATATGCTCACCCTGTCAGGCTTCCGAGGCGATATGCCGCGTTACTGGCGATACTGATGCTGTATCTGGTGCTCTGCCACCTAGCTCCGGCTGTCCAGCATACATACAAGCCTCTTGATGCAGTCCAGCTGCCAGTCCGCCTTCAGCTCAGCAGAGAAGTCGAAAAACCAAACATCACCACGAATCTCGTGATAGCCAGCACGAAAGCAGAGGACATCTCTTGGACAAATGCTCTAATCCCACAAATTCCGAATCTCAAGATCTTCCGATATGTCAGCGATGACCCTACTGCAGAGTACCATCCTCCAGCAGCCCAAGGACGTGAAGCTCTCATGTACTTCACCTATCTCTTCGACAGATACGAAGACCTTGCAGACGTCAATATCTTCATACATGCCGAAGAACATCCTTGGCATCTCGACAGTGCTCTCTGGCAGTCAATGACATTCGCGTTATCACATCTCGACCTCAGCCAGGTTCTGGAGAAACGTTATTTCAATCTCTATACCAGCTTGAAAGGCGGTCGTCCTGAGGGCTACAACACTTCAAAAACGCCACTCCAGACCAATAACTCGGAAGAGCCATACATGGCTGATGCACTTCGCGCCAACTTTGGAAGTGATGTTGCGGTACCAGAGATCCTTCTTGGCCCATGTTGCTCACAATTTGCTGTGTCCCAAGATGCGATTCTGAGCAGACCTCGCGAGCAGTATGAACACAGTATGAAATGGCTGACAGATACGGACTGGCCGGATCAGCTGACAGGACGCGTCTGGGTAATCGGACACACTTCCATGTGAGTTCGTCATTACTGATATCTGCGATCTAGGAACATATGTGGCCATTCCTGTTTCTTCGCGATCAAGCGATAGACCAGAAGACCGAATGGCGAGCGTTGTGTCGAATGTATGCCGTATGTTTCAAGAACGCGGGTGATCATCAACAATACCAAGACGTATGGGCCGAAGTAGTGCAGCTACGTGAGGAGATCGGCTTTGGCCGCGAGGTGCTGAGACCGTGGAGCGTTCGCAGGACCCGACGACACTTGAAGGAGCTGACTTACCACTTGGAGCAGAGTGTTCTCGAAGCACTGGAGCGAGGACTTGACGAGAAACAGCGTTATGAAGCAGGAATAGACATTAATGCATCATAGATGTCGACTCAAGGTCGCAATCGCTCCTTCAAGCCGCGGTGCCACACTTTCATCCTAGGACTAAATGAAGAAGCACAGACCTTGCGCCTTTTTCAGAGAAAGCTGTATCTGCGGGCATCGCTCCGCGCAGCATCTAAGGCGCACTTTTTGGCTGCAGCCAGCCTTGTTGACGAGGGATGCTCCATTCTGTCAGAGAAAGATGTGCGTTCTTGCAATTATCTTGGGAGAGGATGTCCAAGTCATCGGCCGAAGGTCATCGTCTTCCGTTTCGCAATCTGCTCCAGAAAGTCATGCTGGGTCAAGCGGATTGGCTGAGAAGAGCTAATAGCTTCAGAGAAAGCAATACTTTTGGCATCTTCCTTTGTGTGTTCACTCCGCATTGACGCAAAGCTCTCGGTGCGGAAAGAATGTGCCACAGTCTCAAACACGGTAATCTCGGCAATCGAATTTTGCCACGAGGAGCTTGGAGCGGCCACGGTACGTCTTGCGCAAATTACTAGACTCGGAGTCGCCGAATATTCTAGGAGAGGTTCTGCATCACAAAAGAATGCATCAACGCAAGGTCGGATATGAAAGGGATACGGAGCACAAAAAATTTCGAAATCCTGCTTGCATGCAATTCATCATTTCAGCTCGAGCTAATGGTCATTACAGTCCCGTTGCCTATATTGATTAACACATTTTGGAAATACTTGGAAAAGGATGTGCTTGACTTTGGATTGCGAAGATAATTCTACTGCAGATGAGCGATCTGAAAATTGCCGGCAACGAAAAGCTACTCATTGCATTCAGCTTCTAGGAGCGAGAGGCGATCCGCCTGGGCCTCTTCACCAGCGTCAACATCCTGATCCTGCGATTGTGGTTCAGCTTCCGGCTCTTGGACTTGCTCGATCTCAGACCTGACTTCAGCTGTCTCTTGAGCTTCTGTCGAGTTGTCTCCTGATGGCGGCTCAGCGACGTCCTCGTCAACTGGCCGGTCATCATCTCGGACCCAAGACTGAGACGTGATGACCCTCTGCTGATAATCTGGATCATCCTCACCTCTGCCGAAACCCCTTGCCTTCCACAACTTCGCAGCTTGCAGCAGCACTGCTGGATAGTCCTTGTCGCCTGGCGGTGAACTGTGGTACACATCATTGTAGATTCGACGCAGCGTGTGTTGAATATGATAGGGGTACGGATGATCATCGTGCACAGTTTGAGGAGCGCATTCCACTGCGTCGAATGCCCTGCGTGCTCTCAGCTGCAGATTAGTTCCCTCGGTCGGCGGTCCTTTCAGAAACGGTGTCGTCGTTCGAGCTTCGATGATCTCATACGCTTCAATAGCTTTGATCATGACACCACGTCTCAGATTCTGGATCTCGCAGACTCGGGGTTTGTCGTCGAGGATTCTGGCCAGGTTCTCCGCGGTGCAAAGTAGGGCATCAAGATTACGCATCGCCAGGCTTTGGGATGGGTGACAAACTGCGTTGCGCAGTGACGTGACCGAGTACATGCTGCCGATTGTCATCTCTCGTGTTGCATTGCACATCTGGAGTGTCTTTTCAGGACGACCGGCCCAAGACAGACCAGACTTTTCGATCTCGTCCCTGCCGAAACGAACTTGGTCCCAATGCTCTCCGAATTGTGCACGCGCCTGTTCGGGCCAATGTGCGTGAAATGCGTACCAGAAGGTCTGCTTGGCAAGGGCGTGCGCTTTGTGCAAAGCAGTATACTGGTCTTCCCAGCTGATGTAGATGTACTGGGCAGGGCTTTTCCAGAACTCATCCAGACTAGACTGTACCGGATCCCATTGCGGGTACTTCTGCCTCTGTTCCCAGAGAGCATTCCAACTTATACACTTATCGCATATCATATGGTCAGGCTCGGGCTCGCGCTCTGGAGCTGGCTTCCACCGATCATCCTCTGGACCGTCATTGTCGTCGTATTGTACCTCTTCGCCAAGGTCAGCATTCCATCGCTTCGCCTGCCTTTTGGCTTGCCAGTATCTCACTGGGCCAGTAATCAGTCGTGTAAAGATCTTGCAGAATCTTTTCCTGACACGAGTGATAGTGGATACTTGAGGAtaatcttcgtcttcgaaaTATGCTTCATCCTGGTtagcttcttcgtcttcgaaaTATGCTTCATCCTCgttagcttcttcttcttcgaagtctGCTTCATTCTCGTTAGCTTCTTGGGTTGACTGGTCAAGTTGCTCTTGCAGTCTCACGTTGTTCTCGCGTAGCCAATCATTGTCGTATTTCAGCTGTGAGACCTGCTCACGTAGCCGCGCGATTTGACAGTCATCATTCTCCATCTCGTTCTCAGTTTGCTGATGATCGTCTTGGTCC
Proteins encoded:
- a CDS encoding uncharacterized protein (antiSMASH:Cluster_3), whose product is MPKYAGVLQYAHPVRLPRRYAALLAILMLYLVLCHLAPAVQHTYKPLDAVQLPVRLQLSREVEKPNITTNLVIASTKAEDISWTNALIPQIPNLKIFRYVSDDPTAEYHPPAAQGREALMYFTYLFDRYEDLADVNIFIHAEEHPWHLDSALWQSMTFALSHLDLSQVLEKRYFNLYTSLKGGRPEGYNTSKTPLQTNNSEEPYMADALRANFGSDVAVPEILLGPCCSQFAVSQDAILSRPREQYEHSMKWLTDTDWPDQLTGRVWEHMWPFLFLRDQAIDQKTEWRALCRMYAVCFKNAGDHQQYQDVWAEVVQLREEIGFGREVLRPWSVRRTRRHLKELTYHLEQSVLEALERGLDEKQRYEAGIDINAS
- a CDS encoding uncharacterized protein (antiSMASH:Cluster_3), which gives rise to MTDQDDHQQTENEMENDDCQIARLREQVSQLKYDNDWLRENNVRLQEQLDQSTQEANENEADFEEEEANEDEAYFEDEEANQDEAYFEDEDYPQVSTITRVRKRFCKIFTRLITGPVRYWQAKRQAKRWNADLGEEVQYDDNDGPEDDRWKPAPEREPEPDHMICDKCISWNALWEQRQKYPQWDPVQSSLDEFWKSPAQYIYISWEDQYTALHKAHALAKQTFWYAFHAHWPEQARAQFGEHWDQVRFGRDEIEKSGLSWAGRPEKTLQMCNATREMTIGSMYSVTSLRNAVCHPSQSLAMRNLDALLCTAENLARILDDKPRVCEIQNLRRGVMIKAIEAYEIIEARTTTPFLKGPPTEGTNLQLRARRAFDAVECAPQTVHDDHPYPYHIQHTLRRIYNDVYHSSPPGDKDYPAVLLQAAKLWKARGFGRGEDDPDYQQRVITSQSWVRDDDRPVDEDVAEPPSGDNSTEAQETAEVRSEIEQVQEPEAEPQSQDQDVDAGEEAQADRLSLLEAECNE
- a CDS encoding uncharacterized protein (antiSMASH:Cluster_3), which encodes MSSKNILIVGTGAIGAFYASRLSTVSGTKVSAICRSNFSAIQKNGIRVTSPIFGDTTFRPTYVFASPDEAREVKRKESLLWDYLIVTTKVLGDPSSLAEGLVDDESSLVVFQNGLGIEDPYKKRFPANTILSAVTRTSVSQPTQGHVEHAHWTRTTIGPYAPDSSDQELSQKRVEEFASLLRDAGIPDVDVLSHTGMQFARWHKTAINASINPTSVLAGGCTTQATGVDPELYAHVEGVMREILELAVKVLGAPLPESLPTIEAVLQGVQEDHSGSRPSMWHDWAAGRKVELEAILGNVLRRARDAGVEVPRTQTLYALLRMAQQMRDTSSSAL
- a CDS encoding uncharacterized protein (antiSMASH:Cluster_3) encodes the protein MATENLSEYITLVSSDDFKFVIRRSAANISGAIKRMLDPTNGFRESKEGVCRFDNINGLVLEKVCEYLYYNEKHKNSKDVPDMDIPPELCLELLMAADYLNEKRA